The following coding sequences lie in one Enterococcus sp. 9E7_DIV0242 genomic window:
- a CDS encoding NAD(P)/FAD-dependent oxidoreductase translates to MTKQKIVVVGAGYAGVSATKFLAKKLKKDDVEITLIDRHSYHTMMTELHEVAGGRVEPSAIQYDLQRLFSRKKNVTLVTDTVTGIDKDKKIVKTKLGSYEFDQLVIGMGGEPNDFGTPGVKENGFTLWSFEDSVRIREHIEKTVQKAAIEPDAEVRKAMLTFVVCGSGFTGIEMIGELIDWKDRLAKETKIDPNEITLMVVEAMPTILNMLTRNDAAKAERYMERKQVKLLKNSPIVEVAAEHIKLKDGTQIPTHTLIWTAGVKATTDAADFGLEAARGNRLIANEFMQAKGYEDKNIYIIGDLVYYEEFPDTPTPQIVQAAEQTGHTAAANIVAGIKGGEKHKFKGNYQGFMVSIGSKWGVANLFDKIHLSGFLAIIMKHIVNLKYFFDIRSGYYMFQYMMHEFFHIKDDRNVARGHSSRYGNILWSVPLRVFYGLMWFVEAAKKVVGNGEYLKPGTWFGEGSWFSDTVVFPFPWLQEQATTGASAAADATTAASGAADTATETVAQAAHFGLNYAYGEEPMLVFDHMPKWFESVMKFMMPNQEVALFFQKFMTIVEILIALALIAGLFTWLCSAATIGLVAAFSLSGMFYWVNIWFVFVAFALMNGSGRALGLDRWVIPWVQRTVGKWWYGTPKSRYGTK, encoded by the coding sequence ATGACAAAGCAAAAAATTGTCGTTGTAGGTGCTGGGTATGCTGGAGTGTCAGCAACCAAATTTTTAGCCAAAAAGCTAAAAAAGGATGATGTAGAGATCACTTTGATCGACCGTCATTCTTACCACACTATGATGACGGAGCTGCACGAGGTGGCAGGCGGCCGCGTAGAACCAAGTGCAATCCAATATGATTTGCAACGACTATTCTCACGCAAAAAGAATGTTACACTTGTCACAGATACTGTAACTGGAATCGATAAAGACAAAAAAATTGTTAAAACAAAACTGGGATCTTATGAGTTTGACCAACTAGTCATCGGTATGGGTGGCGAGCCAAACGACTTTGGTACACCAGGCGTTAAAGAGAACGGCTTCACTTTGTGGTCGTTCGAAGATTCTGTAAGAATTCGTGAACATATCGAGAAAACTGTTCAAAAAGCAGCTATTGAACCAGATGCTGAGGTTCGAAAAGCTATGCTGACATTTGTTGTCTGTGGTTCTGGATTTACAGGGATCGAAATGATTGGTGAGCTGATCGATTGGAAAGACCGTTTGGCTAAAGAAACAAAAATCGATCCAAATGAAATTACTTTGATGGTCGTCGAAGCAATGCCTACAATCTTGAACATGCTGACACGTAACGACGCAGCGAAAGCAGAACGTTACATGGAAAGAAAACAGGTTAAACTGTTGAAGAACTCTCCTATCGTGGAAGTTGCAGCGGAACACATCAAATTAAAAGATGGTACACAAATACCTACGCATACCCTTATTTGGACTGCTGGTGTTAAAGCGACTACTGATGCTGCTGATTTCGGTCTGGAAGCAGCACGTGGCAATCGTTTGATTGCCAACGAGTTCATGCAAGCAAAAGGATATGAAGACAAAAACATTTATATCATTGGTGACTTGGTTTATTACGAAGAGTTTCCTGATACACCAACACCACAAATCGTTCAAGCTGCTGAACAAACTGGACACACTGCAGCTGCAAATATCGTTGCTGGTATCAAAGGCGGCGAAAAGCATAAATTCAAAGGAAATTATCAAGGCTTCATGGTTTCTATCGGCTCAAAATGGGGCGTTGCAAACCTATTTGATAAGATTCACTTAAGCGGATTTTTAGCTATCATTATGAAGCATATCGTCAATCTGAAATATTTCTTCGATATTCGTTCAGGCTACTATATGTTCCAATACATGATGCATGAGTTTTTCCATATTAAAGACGATCGTAATGTAGCAAGAGGACATTCTTCTCGTTACGGCAACATCCTATGGAGCGTTCCTCTACGTGTTTTCTATGGGCTAATGTGGTTTGTCGAAGCTGCAAAGAAAGTCGTTGGTAATGGTGAATACCTGAAACCTGGTACGTGGTTCGGTGAAGGCTCATGGTTCTCTGATACAGTTGTCTTCCCATTCCCGTGGCTGCAAGAACAAGCTACGACAGGCGCATCTGCAGCAGCTGATGCAACAACTGCTGCAAGTGGTGCCGCTGATACTGCTACTGAAACAGTAGCGCAAGCCGCTCACTTCGGATTGAACTATGCTTATGGAGAAGAACCAATGCTCGTATTCGATCACATGCCAAAATGGTTCGAAAGCGTGATGAAGTTCATGATGCCAAATCAGGAAGTTGCATTATTCTTCCAGAAATTTATGACAATCGTTGAAATCCTGATTGCCTTAGCACTAATTGCTGGTTTATTCACTTGGTTATGTAGTGCAGCGACAATTGGATTGGTTGCAGCATTCAGCTTATCTGGTATGTTCTACTGGGTAAATATCTGGTTCGTCTTTGTCGCATTTGCTCTAATGAACGGCTCTGGTCGTGCATTAGGATTGGACCGTTGGGTTATTCCTTGGGTGCAACGAACAGTAGGAAAATGGTGGTATGGTACACCTAAATCCAGATATGGCACCAAATAG
- a CDS encoding NusG domain II-containing protein has product MNVKDFIKKSYIRPWDVIIIVVLAVGSFLPLVVFSMQDTESITKQAVLKVDGKIIKTFELKEGTPAYTYKYEDSDGDYNLIEVDGDRIRIKTANCTDLACVRRGWISNSGETPIACLPHNLFITVEASDGNEDGSLIY; this is encoded by the coding sequence ATGAACGTGAAAGATTTCATCAAGAAAAGCTACATACGGCCATGGGATGTCATCATCATTGTGGTTTTGGCTGTCGGTTCTTTTCTGCCCCTTGTTGTTTTTAGCATGCAAGACACAGAATCTATAACTAAACAGGCTGTTTTGAAGGTAGATGGAAAAATCATCAAGACTTTTGAACTAAAGGAAGGAACACCTGCCTATACATACAAATATGAAGATTCGGATGGCGACTATAACCTCATTGAAGTAGACGGCGACCGAATTCGAATAAAAACTGCAAACTGTACTGACCTAGCCTGTGTCCGACGCGGTTGGATCTCCAATTCCGGTGAGACACCGATTGCCTGTCTGCCTCATAATTTATTTATTACGGTCGAAGCTTCCGACGGAAATGAGGATGGCAGCCTCATCTATTGA
- a CDS encoding Gx transporter family protein produces MTKLQKNIYISMLVAQGVILSLLENMIPYPFAFAPGAKLGLANLITIIAIFTMKKSETVFLVSMRLILATLLGGTISTFFYSASGAFLSFLGMLLVKQLGPKRVSIIGISAAGGFLHNVGQLLTTSFFAQSWAPMLYLPFLSILGLLSGIAIGIAANYLLKHVQTLKKFQLDYEQTTKQKWEIF; encoded by the coding sequence ATGACAAAATTACAAAAAAACATCTATATTTCTATGTTAGTCGCTCAAGGTGTCATCCTTTCTTTGCTTGAGAATATGATTCCTTACCCGTTCGCCTTTGCTCCCGGAGCAAAACTGGGACTGGCTAACCTAATAACGATCATCGCCATTTTTACGATGAAAAAGAGTGAGACTGTCTTTCTGGTCTCTATGCGCCTAATTCTAGCGACGCTGTTAGGCGGAACAATTTCTACCTTCTTCTATAGTGCAAGCGGCGCATTTCTTAGCTTTTTAGGAATGCTGCTAGTCAAGCAACTCGGACCAAAGCGGGTCAGTATTATTGGAATTAGCGCAGCTGGTGGTTTTCTTCATAATGTCGGACAGCTGTTGACTACCTCATTTTTTGCTCAATCATGGGCACCCATGCTCTATCTGCCATTTCTTTCAATTCTGGGCTTATTGTCAGGAATTGCAATCGGAATTGCAGCGAACTATTTGTTAAAACATGTACAGACATTGAAGAAATTTCAACTGGATTACGAACAGACTACCAAACAAAAATGGGAAATTTTTTAA
- a CDS encoding polyprenyl synthetase family protein — MNIHQMWAPYPQLAEELEVTLQLMEDSIQIENKEIEQAILAMIHSGGKLLRPAYQLLFSQFGPTKDEQKAIALSASIEMLHTATLVHDDIVDHADTRRNLPTIRSLFGNQTAVYAGDYLFICCFKLLADYSSSLKSIQLNSKSMEKVLSGELGQMDTHYDFSMTIDQYIDNISGKTAELFALSSFIGAYESGCSDQFSNKCREIGKNIGIAFQIIDDILDYTQSSGHIGKPVLEDVKQGVYSLPLLYALKKDRKKLLPYLEKRENLSTEETQEVYQLVHSLGGVDNAQKLAEKYTQKALKAINKLPENDLHTKDLLFEITSKILTRTS; from the coding sequence ATGAATATCCATCAAATGTGGGCACCTTATCCTCAACTTGCAGAAGAACTCGAAGTAACACTGCAGCTTATGGAGGACAGCATTCAAATCGAAAACAAAGAGATTGAACAAGCAATCTTAGCCATGATCCACTCCGGTGGAAAACTGCTACGCCCAGCATATCAACTGTTGTTTTCTCAATTCGGACCGACAAAAGATGAGCAAAAGGCCATTGCCTTGTCAGCATCAATTGAAATGCTTCACACAGCAACTCTCGTTCACGATGATATCGTCGATCATGCAGATACCAGAAGAAACCTGCCAACCATCCGTTCGCTGTTCGGCAACCAGACGGCTGTCTACGCCGGTGATTACCTGTTTATCTGCTGTTTCAAGCTCTTAGCAGACTACTCTTCTTCTCTGAAAAGTATTCAGCTGAATTCAAAGAGCATGGAAAAAGTACTTTCCGGAGAACTGGGACAAATGGACACCCACTACGATTTTTCTATGACGATCGATCAATATATCGATAATATCTCTGGAAAAACAGCAGAGCTGTTTGCTCTTAGTAGCTTTATTGGTGCATATGAGAGCGGCTGTTCTGATCAATTTTCGAATAAATGTAGAGAAATTGGAAAAAACATCGGAATTGCTTTTCAGATTATTGATGATATTTTAGATTATACACAGTCTTCTGGTCATATCGGTAAACCTGTACTGGAAGACGTCAAACAAGGCGTCTATTCATTGCCGCTATTATATGCATTGAAGAAAGACAGAAAAAAACTATTACCTTACCTTGAAAAGCGAGAAAACTTATCCACAGAGGAGACGCAAGAAGTCTATCAGCTTGTCCACAGCCTCGGTGGTGTGGATAACGCGCAGAAACTGGCAGAGAAATATACGCAAAAAGCTTTGAAGGCCATTAATAAATTACCTGAAAATGATTTACACACGAAAGACTTGTTATTCGAAATCACTAGTAAGATTTTGACTCGGACAAGTTGA
- the gor gene encoding glutathione-disulfide reductase has translation MVKHYDYIVIGGGSGGIASANRAGMYGAKVLLLEGGVIGGTCVNVGCVPKKVMWQASTMMEMMHRDMAGYGYDVSVQNFDFRKLVQNRESYIDFLHTAYNRGLDSNHIERVQAYGTFVDAQTIKAGDETYTAPNILIATGGRPKKLGIPGEEYAIDSNGFFALEELPKRIVVIGAGYVAAELAGTVLGLGSKTHWAFRNDHPLRSFDDMLSMKAVEHYEKAGMVIHPNSVPKFIEKKESGELVICFENGMDITADCIIFGTGREPNTDQLGLENTSVELDEKGYVKVDKYQNTTQAGIYAVGDVIGKIDLTPVAIAAGRRLSERLFNGKTEEHLDYETIPTVVFTHPPIGTVGLTEKEAVDKYGKEQIKLYTSSFTPMYFALGEYRQKCDIKMICVGKEEKIVGLHAIGLGVDEMLQGFAVAVKMGATKKDFDNTVAIHPTGAEEFVTMR, from the coding sequence ATGGTAAAGCATTATGATTATATCGTGATTGGCGGCGGAAGCGGCGGGATCGCGTCAGCAAATCGTGCCGGGATGTACGGCGCAAAGGTATTGCTTCTTGAAGGAGGAGTTATTGGTGGGACATGTGTCAATGTGGGCTGTGTTCCTAAAAAGGTTATGTGGCAAGCAAGCACGATGATGGAAATGATGCATCGAGATATGGCTGGTTACGGCTACGATGTTTCTGTGCAAAATTTTGATTTTCGTAAGCTCGTTCAAAATAGAGAGAGCTATATCGATTTTCTACATACAGCCTACAATCGTGGCTTGGATAGCAATCATATCGAGCGAGTACAGGCATATGGTACGTTTGTTGATGCGCAGACAATCAAGGCAGGGGATGAAACCTATACAGCACCGAATATTTTGATTGCTACTGGTGGCCGTCCGAAGAAGCTAGGGATACCAGGAGAAGAGTATGCAATCGATTCGAATGGATTTTTTGCATTGGAAGAGCTGCCGAAGCGAATCGTTGTAATCGGAGCTGGGTATGTGGCAGCAGAGTTGGCAGGAACAGTGCTGGGCTTAGGCAGTAAGACGCATTGGGCCTTCCGTAATGACCACCCGTTGCGCAGCTTTGATGATATGCTGTCAATGAAGGCTGTTGAGCACTATGAGAAGGCCGGAATGGTGATCCATCCAAATTCTGTACCGAAATTTATTGAGAAAAAAGAATCAGGTGAATTGGTTATTTGTTTTGAAAATGGCATGGATATTACAGCGGATTGTATCATTTTTGGTACCGGGAGAGAGCCGAACACAGATCAGCTTGGCTTGGAAAATACTTCTGTAGAGCTGGATGAAAAGGGCTATGTAAAGGTAGATAAATATCAGAACACTACACAGGCTGGCATTTATGCCGTGGGTGATGTTATTGGAAAGATTGATTTGACACCAGTGGCGATTGCAGCTGGACGTCGTCTTTCTGAACGATTGTTTAATGGAAAAACAGAGGAACATCTGGATTACGAGACAATCCCAACAGTGGTATTTACTCATCCGCCAATCGGGACTGTAGGATTGACCGAAAAAGAGGCTGTGGATAAGTATGGGAAAGAGCAGATAAAACTATACACTTCGAGCTTCACTCCTATGTATTTTGCGTTAGGCGAATACCGTCAAAAATGCGATATTAAGATGATCTGTGTTGGAAAAGAAGAGAAGATCGTTGGCCTTCATGCAATTGGTCTAGGTGTGGATGAGATGCTTCAGGGCTTTGCAGTTGCAGTTAAAATGGGTGCCACTAAGAAGGATTTTGATAATACTGTCGCGATTCATCCGACAGGCGCTGAAGAGTTCGTGACGATGCGTTGA
- a CDS encoding peptidase U32 family protein, whose amino-acid sequence MEKERTLKRPEVLAPAGTLEKLKVAIHYGADAVYIGGNAYGLRSRAGNFTYEQMQEGVAFAKEHNAKVYVAANMVTHEGNEEGAGEFFRELRDLGISAVIVSDPTLIEICAEEAPGLPIHLSTQASATNYETLEFWKNEGLERVVLAREVSMEEVAEIRKNTDVEIEAFIHGAMCISYSGRCTLSNHMSMRDANRGGCSQSCRWKYDLYDMPFGTEKRSLTSKGAVEEEFSMSAVDMSMIEHIPELIQNGVDSFKIEGRMKSIHYVSTVANVYKKAVDSYMADPENYECKQEWIDELWKVAQRELSTGFYYHTPTEEEQLFGPRRKIPEYKFIGEVMAYDPETKIATIRQRNHFSVEDEIEFYGPGFNHFYQTVEVMYNEDGESIDRAPNPMMIVTMPVVQPVSVGDMIRKKK is encoded by the coding sequence ATGGAAAAAGAACGAACATTGAAGCGTCCTGAGGTGCTTGCACCAGCCGGGACGCTGGAAAAACTAAAAGTAGCAATTCATTACGGCGCAGACGCTGTATATATTGGTGGAAATGCCTATGGGCTGAGAAGTCGTGCAGGTAATTTTACGTATGAACAAATGCAGGAAGGAGTGGCGTTTGCCAAGGAACACAATGCGAAAGTGTATGTTGCGGCAAATATGGTCACTCATGAAGGAAACGAAGAAGGTGCCGGAGAGTTTTTCCGTGAGTTGAGAGACTTGGGGATTTCGGCAGTGATTGTTTCTGATCCGACGTTAATCGAGATATGTGCAGAGGAAGCCCCGGGATTGCCAATCCATCTTTCAACACAGGCTTCAGCAACAAACTATGAGACTTTGGAATTTTGGAAAAATGAAGGGCTTGAGCGAGTAGTACTAGCGCGTGAAGTTTCTATGGAGGAAGTCGCTGAGATACGTAAAAATACAGATGTAGAGATTGAGGCATTTATCCATGGTGCGATGTGTATTTCTTATTCCGGCCGTTGTACGCTCTCTAACCATATGTCTATGCGAGATGCGAATCGTGGAGGCTGTTCCCAGTCTTGCCGTTGGAAATATGATTTATATGATATGCCCTTTGGGACGGAAAAACGCAGTCTGACGTCCAAGGGTGCTGTCGAAGAAGAGTTTTCTATGAGTGCGGTAGATATGTCTATGATCGAGCATATCCCGGAGCTGATCCAAAATGGTGTGGACAGTTTCAAAATTGAAGGACGCATGAAATCAATTCATTATGTATCGACTGTTGCAAATGTCTATAAAAAAGCTGTCGATTCTTATATGGCAGATCCGGAAAACTATGAATGCAAGCAGGAATGGATCGATGAGTTGTGGAAGGTGGCGCAGCGTGAGCTCTCAACGGGTTTCTATTATCACACTCCTACGGAAGAAGAGCAGTTGTTCGGACCACGAAGAAAGATTCCTGAGTATAAATTTATCGGTGAAGTGATGGCTTATGATCCTGAAACAAAAATTGCAACGATCCGTCAGCGAAATCATTTCAGTGTCGAAGATGAGATCGAATTCTATGGTCCCGGGTTCAATCACTTTTATCAAACGGTGGAAGTAATGTACAATGAAGATGGCGAGTCGATCGATCGGGCACCGAATCCGATGATGATCGTGACGATGCCGGTTGTTCAGCCAGTTTCTGTCGGTGATATGATTCGAAAGAAAAAATAA
- a CDS encoding peptidase U32 family protein, which yields MIEIIATAESIDQAKLLLTAGVDTLYIGEETFGLRLPASFSREEQQVIIDLAHDAGKQVMIAVNGIMHPDKMKLLPEYLDFLRKAAPDKLVVGDPGVIFMLQQKSIEIPFIYDGETMVTSSRQINFWAKKGASGAVLAREVPFEEMVAMSENLQVPVEVLVYGASCIHQSKRPLLQNYYNYTKLGEEKSKERGLFLSEPKKEETHYSIYEDSHGTHIFADNDINMMNELSKLHEHGYRTWKLDGIYAPGENFVEVSKLFVEAKAALEATSWSEEQAIAWSEQIQTLHPENRALDTGFFHLDPKEIK from the coding sequence ATGATAGAAATTATTGCTACAGCAGAGTCGATCGATCAGGCAAAGCTGTTGCTGACTGCAGGAGTAGACACATTATATATTGGAGAAGAAACGTTTGGTCTGAGATTACCCGCTTCTTTTTCTAGAGAGGAACAACAAGTAATCATTGATTTGGCGCACGACGCTGGCAAGCAAGTGATGATTGCTGTGAACGGCATCATGCATCCGGACAAAATGAAGCTACTCCCTGAATATTTGGACTTTCTTAGAAAAGCAGCACCGGATAAGCTAGTTGTCGGAGATCCAGGCGTGATTTTCATGTTGCAGCAGAAGAGCATCGAGATTCCTTTCATTTATGATGGGGAGACGATGGTAACAAGTTCTCGTCAAATCAATTTTTGGGCGAAGAAGGGCGCTTCAGGTGCAGTTCTAGCCCGTGAAGTACCATTTGAAGAAATGGTGGCAATGTCGGAAAATCTGCAGGTTCCTGTCGAGGTACTGGTTTATGGCGCAAGCTGTATTCATCAATCAAAGCGTCCATTACTGCAAAACTACTACAATTATACGAAACTTGGTGAAGAAAAGAGCAAAGAACGTGGCTTGTTCTTATCAGAGCCTAAGAAAGAAGAGACCCATTACTCCATTTATGAGGATAGCCACGGGACGCATATTTTTGCGGACAATGATATCAACATGATGAATGAGCTAAGTAAACTCCATGAGCATGGGTATAGGACATGGAAGCTCGACGGTATTTATGCGCCGGGGGAAAATTTTGTTGAGGTCAGCAAATTATTTGTTGAAGCAAAAGCGGCTTTGGAAGCAACTTCATGGTCAGAGGAACAGGCGATAGCATGGAGCGAGCAAATTCAAACGCTGCATCCTGAAAATCGTGCACTAGATACAGGATTCTTCCATTTAGATCCAAAAGAAATCAAGTAG
- a CDS encoding ATP-dependent Clp protease ATP-binding subunit, translating into MDELFTDSAKAVLAIAQEEAKYFRHQSVGSEHLLLALVIESKGIAGKTLRQLNVDKNDIREEIEHLMGYGVVKSYPKGAYLPYSPRAKQIFAYSGEEAKRLGAPNIGTEHLLLGLLRDEDILASRILVNLGLSLIKIRQLLMKKIGVNDPQMAMSGNKRKNQKGGAPKGGTPTLDSLARDLTKLARENNLDPVVGRSDEVRRLIQILSRRTKNNPVLVGEPGVGKTAIAEGLAQKIVNGEVPKAMHEKRLMMLDMGALVAGTKYRGEFEDRLKKVIDEIYQDGQVILFIDELHTLIGAGGAEGAIDASNILKPALARGELQTIGATTLDEYQKYIEKDSALERRFARVQIDEPTPEEANEILKGLRSRYEAHHGVEITDEALHAAVQLSVRYINSRQLPDKAIDLMDESAAKVRLDLADEPSAVNSLRNEIQELADEKEEAIHEQSFESAARLRTKEKKLLKKLENLLLLEQKEASGYTNRVTEEDVASVVSQWTGVPLQQLEKKESERLMELEAILHHRVVGQDEAVKAVSSAIRRARSGLKDPNRPIGSFMFLGPTGVGKTELAKALAETMFGSEDALIRVDMSEFMEKYSTSRLIGSPPGYVGYEEGGQLTEKIRQKPYSVILLDEVEKAHPDVFNILLQVLDDGHLTDSKGRKVDFRNTILIMTSNIGATAIREEKNVGFNVQDLTKDHNAMQKRILEELKKAFRPEFLNRIDETIVFRSLDQDEIHEIVKIMSKAIITRMTEQDVYLKITAAAIDVIGKVGFDPEYGARPIRRALQKEVEDRLSEALLSGQIHLGDKVTIGASKGKITLSVKAPKEEKELQPAN; encoded by the coding sequence ATGGATGAGTTATTTACAGATAGCGCCAAGGCAGTTTTAGCCATTGCGCAAGAAGAAGCGAAGTACTTCAGACATCAATCAGTAGGGTCTGAGCATTTATTACTTGCTTTAGTCATTGAGTCAAAAGGGATTGCAGGAAAAACACTGCGACAACTGAATGTTGACAAAAATGATATACGAGAAGAAATTGAACATTTAATGGGGTATGGTGTAGTGAAATCTTACCCTAAAGGTGCGTATTTACCATACTCTCCTCGTGCAAAACAAATTTTTGCTTATTCCGGAGAAGAAGCAAAACGTTTGGGTGCACCAAATATTGGGACGGAACATTTGTTATTGGGCTTGTTGAGAGATGAAGATATTCTCGCGTCACGTATTTTAGTAAATTTAGGCTTGAGCTTAATCAAGATCAGACAATTGCTGATGAAAAAAATTGGAGTCAATGATCCTCAAATGGCAATGTCTGGGAATAAGAGAAAGAATCAAAAAGGTGGGGCGCCAAAAGGTGGTACACCAACATTGGATTCTTTAGCAAGAGATTTAACGAAGTTAGCAAGAGAAAACAATCTCGATCCAGTCGTAGGACGTTCTGATGAAGTAAGGCGTCTCATTCAAATTCTGAGCAGACGGACAAAGAATAATCCTGTTCTAGTTGGAGAACCGGGTGTAGGTAAAACAGCTATCGCTGAAGGATTAGCGCAAAAAATCGTTAATGGTGAAGTGCCAAAAGCAATGCATGAAAAACGGTTGATGATGTTGGATATGGGTGCATTGGTAGCTGGTACAAAATATCGTGGGGAATTCGAAGACCGACTGAAAAAGGTCATTGATGAAATTTATCAGGATGGTCAGGTTATTCTATTTATTGATGAGCTGCATACCTTGATTGGTGCTGGTGGAGCAGAAGGTGCAATCGATGCTTCGAATATTCTGAAACCAGCGTTGGCTCGTGGTGAACTGCAAACAATTGGTGCAACGACCTTGGACGAATACCAAAAATACATTGAGAAGGATTCTGCATTGGAACGAAGATTTGCTCGTGTGCAAATTGATGAGCCAACACCGGAAGAAGCAAATGAAATTCTTAAGGGGTTACGTTCGAGATACGAGGCCCATCATGGGGTGGAGATCACAGATGAGGCTCTGCATGCGGCCGTACAGCTTTCTGTTCGTTATATCAACTCTCGCCAGCTGCCGGATAAGGCAATTGATTTAATGGATGAATCAGCAGCGAAGGTTCGTTTGGACTTGGCGGATGAACCATCAGCAGTCAATTCTCTACGAAATGAAATTCAAGAGCTAGCAGATGAAAAAGAAGAAGCGATTCATGAGCAGTCTTTTGAAAGTGCGGCTAGATTGAGAACCAAAGAAAAGAAATTACTTAAGAAGTTGGAAAATCTTCTTCTTTTAGAACAAAAAGAGGCTTCCGGATATACTAATAGAGTCACAGAAGAAGATGTGGCATCCGTGGTTTCACAGTGGACAGGTGTGCCGCTACAACAGCTAGAGAAGAAAGAAAGCGAACGATTGATGGAGCTTGAAGCGATTCTTCATCATCGAGTGGTTGGTCAGGACGAAGCTGTCAAAGCAGTGTCCAGCGCTATTCGTAGAGCGAGAAGTGGCTTGAAAGATCCAAATCGTCCAATTGGTTCCTTTATGTTCTTAGGGCCAACCGGTGTAGGTAAAACGGAACTGGCGAAAGCATTGGCTGAAACGATGTTTGGTAGTGAAGATGCACTGATCAGAGTAGATATGTCAGAATTCATGGAGAAATATAGTACCAGCCGATTGATTGGTTCACCTCCAGGATATGTGGGCTATGAAGAAGGCGGCCAGCTGACGGAGAAAATTCGTCAAAAACCTTACTCAGTTATTTTGTTGGATGAGGTGGAAAAAGCCCATCCAGACGTGTTTAATATTCTATTACAAGTGTTGGACGACGGTCATTTGACTGATTCTAAAGGCCGCAAAGTTGATTTTAGAAATACAATTTTGATCATGACGTCGAATATTGGTGCTACGGCGATTCGTGAAGAAAAGAATGTCGGCTTTAATGTACAGGATTTGACGAAAGATCACAATGCCATGCAGAAACGGATTTTAGAAGAGTTGAAGAAAGCTTTCCGTCCGGAATTCCTGAATCGTATCGATGAAACCATCGTTTTCCGTTCTCTGGATCAGGATGAGATTCATGAAATCGTGAAGATCATGAGTAAAGCGATCATCACTCGTATGACCGAGCAGGATGTTTATCTGAAAATCACTGCTGCGGCTATTGATGTCATTGGTAAGGTTGGCTTTGATCCGGAATATGGTGCCAGACCGATTCGCAGAGCCCTACAGAAAGAGGTTGAAGATCGTTTGAGTGAAGCATTGCTTTCCGGTCAGATTCATCTGGGAGATAAGGTAACGATCGGTGCCAGCAAAGGGAAAATCACCTTGAGTGTAAAGGCGCCTAAGGAAGAAAAAGAATTGCAGCCAGCCAATTAA
- a CDS encoding CtsR family transcriptional regulator: MNNQNTSDLIEAYLKKILEDNSKIEIRRAEMANLFNCVPSQINYVINTRFTIQRGYSVESKRGGGGYIRIAKVTLSDNTQLLEQIEKFIGDQLSEKDALIFVQKLYEEKVVTKREGNIMLAALGKNVLGKFGAKEDFLRAQLMYAFLERLSYEEE; encoded by the coding sequence ATGAACAATCAAAATACTTCTGATTTGATTGAAGCATATTTAAAGAAGATTTTGGAAGATAATAGTAAGATTGAGATTCGTCGTGCAGAGATGGCAAACCTATTCAATTGTGTCCCTTCCCAGATAAATTATGTGATCAACACTCGTTTCACGATTCAACGCGGGTATTCGGTTGAAAGTAAGCGAGGCGGGGGCGGTTATATTCGCATCGCTAAGGTTACATTATCAGACAATACACAGCTATTGGAACAAATTGAAAAGTTTATTGGTGATCAGCTGTCAGAAAAAGATGCACTGATTTTTGTTCAGAAATTATATGAAGAAAAAGTCGTTACAAAGCGCGAGGGAAATATTATGCTGGCGGCTTTAGGTAAGAATGTACTTGGAAAATTTGGCGCTAAGGAAGATTTTTTACGGGCTCAATTGATGTATGCCTTTTTGGAACGCTTGAGCTATGAGGAGGAATAG